In the Streptomyces spororaveus genome, CTTCGCCGGCTCCATCGGACGCACCGACCTGCCCGGCGGCTCCCACGCCGAGATGCTCGAATCGCTGGGCCGCGTGTGCCTGCCGCTCGACGACTCGACCGTGGTGCTGTCCGGCCACGGTCCCCAGACCACCATCGGCCGCGAGCGCGCGACCAACCCGTACCTCCGGGAAGTCGCCGCCGGGCTCGGAGACGGCACCGCCGCTCCACGACGAGGAATGTGACGAAAACTCCGTGGCTACTTTCAAGGCCCCCAAGGGCACGTACGACCTGATCCCGCCGGTCTCCGTGAAGTACCTGGCGGTACGCGAGGCCATCGCGGCCCCGCTCCGCAACTCCGGTTACGGCTACATCGAGACCCCCGGCTTCGAGGACGTGGGCCTCTTCGCCCGCGGCGTCGGCGAGTCCACCGACATCGTCTCCAAGGAGATGTACGCCTTCGAGACCAAGGGTGGGGCACAGCTGGCCCTGCGCCCCGAGGGCACGGCCTCGGTGCTGCGCGCGGCGCTGGAGGCCAGCCTGCACAAGAAGGGCAACCTGCCGGTCAAGCTCTGGTACTCGGGCTCGTACTACCGCTACGAGCAGCCGCAGGCCGGACGCTACCGCCACTTCTCGCAGGTCGGCGCCGAGGCGATCGGCGCCGAGGACCCGGCGCTGGACGCCGAGCTGATCATCCTGGCCGACCAGGCGTACCGCTCGCTCGGCCTGCGCGACTTCCGGATCCTGCTGAACTCGCTGGGCGACAAGGAGTGCCGCCCGGTGTACCGGGAGGCCCTGCAGTCCTTCCTGCGGGGCCTCGACCTCGACGCGGAGACCATGCGCCGCGCCGAGATCAACCCGCTGCGCGTCCTCGACGACAAGCGGTCCGACGTCCAGAAGCAGCTCGTCGGCGCCCCGGTGCTGCGCGACTACCTGTGCGACGCGTGCAAGACGTACCACGAGCAGGTCCGGGTCCTGGTGACCGCGGCCGGCGTCGCCTTCGAGGACGACGACAAGCTGGTGCGCGGCCTGGACTACTACACCCGCACCACTTTCGAGTTCGTCCACGACGGCCTGGGCATCGCGGTCGGCGGCGGCGGCCGTTACGACGGCCTGTCCGAGATGATCGGCGGACCGGCGCTGCCGTCGGTGGGCTGGGCGCTCGGCGTGGACCGCACGGTCCTCGCGCTGGAGAAGGAGGGCGTCGAGCTCGACATCCCCGCGTCGACCTCGGTGTTCGCCGTAGCGCTGGGTGAGGCCAAAGCGACCGTGTTCGGGCTCGTGACGCAGCTGCGCAAGGCGGGCGTCGCGGCGGACATGTCGTACGGCGGCAAGGGCCTCAAGGGCGCCATGAAGGACGCGAACCGCAGCGGTGCCCGCTTCGCGGTCGTGGTGGGCGAGCGGGACCTCGCCGAGGGCGTCGTCCAGCTCAAGGACATGGAGTCCGGCGAGCAGACGGCCGTGCCCGTCGACGAGCTGGTCGACACCGTCCAGGCCCGCCTCGCCTGACGGCAGCGGCACGGGAGCGCACGGGACGGGGCCGGGGATCTTTCCCCGGCCCCGTCCGTTCACAGGCTCGTACGGCACAATGACCCGTGCTTGATCACCTGGCAGATGTGGAGCGGGCGGTATGACGACACGAAGCGCGGACGCGGACACCGCCCGGGGCAGGACCGTCGGAGGAAGCCGGGCCCTGGCCCTGCTGCTCGTCATCACCGGAGCCGCGGGTCTGCTCGCCGCCTGGGTGATCACGATCGACAAGTTCAAGCTGCTGGAGGACCCGACCTTCAAGCCGGCCTGCAGCCTCAACCCGGTCGTCTCCTGCGGCAACATCATGACGAGCGACCAGGCGTCGGCCTTCGGCTTCCCGAACCCGATGCTCGGACTCGTCGCCTACGGCATCGTGATCTGCGTCGGCATGAGCATGCTGGCCGGGGCCTCGTTCCGCCCCTGGTACTGGCTGACCTTCAACGCCGGCACCCTCTTCGGCGTCGTCTTCTGCGCCTGGCTCATGTACCAGTCGCTGTACAACATCAACTCGCTCTGCCTGTGGTGCTCCCTCGCCTGGGTCGCCACGATCTTCATGTTCTGGTACGTCACCGCGCACAACGTCCGCGAGGGGCTGCTGCCCGCCCCGGGCTGGCTCAAGTCCTTCCTCGACGAGTTCACCTGGGTCCCGCCCGTCCTGCACGTCGGCGTCATCGGCATGCTGATCCTGACCCGCTGGTGGGACTTCTGGACCTCCTGAGCGCGGGCGGCCCTGTCGGTGGGCTCGCATAGGCTTCCCGTGTGGAACCAGACCTGTTCACCGCAGCTGCCGAAGAACGCCAGGAGAAGGACCCCGCGAGCTCCCCGCTCGCCGTCCGGATGCGCCCGCGCACCCTGGACGAGGTCGTCGGCCAGCAGCACCTGCTGAAGCCCGGCTCACCGCTGCGCCGGCTCGTCGGGGAAGGGGCCGGCGGCCCGGCCGGTGCGTCCTCGGTGATCCTCTGGGGCCCGCCGGGCATCGGGAAGACCACCCTGGCGTATGTGGTCAGCCAGGCCACCCAGAAGCGGTTCGTGGAACTCTCCGCGATCACGGCGGGGGTCAAAGAGGTACGGGCCGTCATCGAGGGCGCCAAGCGCGCCGCCGGCGGCTACGGCAAGGAGACCGTCCTCTTCCTCGACGAGATCCACCGCTTCAGCAAGGCGCAGCAGGACTCGCTGCTGCCCGCCGTCGAGAACCGCTGGGTGACGCTGATCGCGGCCACCACGGAGAACCCGTACTTCTCGATCATCTCCCCGCTG is a window encoding:
- the hisS gene encoding histidine--tRNA ligase gives rise to the protein MATFKAPKGTYDLIPPVSVKYLAVREAIAAPLRNSGYGYIETPGFEDVGLFARGVGESTDIVSKEMYAFETKGGAQLALRPEGTASVLRAALEASLHKKGNLPVKLWYSGSYYRYEQPQAGRYRHFSQVGAEAIGAEDPALDAELIILADQAYRSLGLRDFRILLNSLGDKECRPVYREALQSFLRGLDLDAETMRRAEINPLRVLDDKRSDVQKQLVGAPVLRDYLCDACKTYHEQVRVLVTAAGVAFEDDDKLVRGLDYYTRTTFEFVHDGLGIAVGGGGRYDGLSEMIGGPALPSVGWALGVDRTVLALEKEGVELDIPASTSVFAVALGEAKATVFGLVTQLRKAGVAADMSYGGKGLKGAMKDANRSGARFAVVVGERDLAEGVVQLKDMESGEQTAVPVDELVDTVQARLA
- a CDS encoding vitamin K epoxide reductase family protein — its product is MTTRSADADTARGRTVGGSRALALLLVITGAAGLLAAWVITIDKFKLLEDPTFKPACSLNPVVSCGNIMTSDQASAFGFPNPMLGLVAYGIVICVGMSMLAGASFRPWYWLTFNAGTLFGVVFCAWLMYQSLYNINSLCLWCSLAWVATIFMFWYVTAHNVREGLLPAPGWLKSFLDEFTWVPPVLHVGVIGMLILTRWWDFWTS